AACAGCTCTTATGCAACTTCCCAGGCGTTCTTCTATATGACGTGCTCGTGCACCAATGACACTGACAAAGATGTGGGATTTGACGGCATGATAACGCTGCAACGCACCGATTGTTTAGAGCAGGTTCCGTGAAGAAAATAAACGTGCTGCCGGGAGGGAATTCTGGCGAAGGGCAAAACCCGCCGCGCGGCTGCGTCGTGGAAGGCAAACTGGCTTGGTTGCTCCTGAGCGATCTGTCCCTTTCCACGAAGGGTGCACCCCTGTTCTTTTGCAGAAACGCTCTTATGGGATTACAGGGGCGTACGCCGTCGCAGAACAGATAGAGTTAGCTGTCCCCTTTCGGATTAGCCTGAGTTTCAGCAATACCGGTAAGGATCTCGTCGGCTGCTTTTTCTTCCGCCAGGTTTTCTTTCAAAGTGCCGGCAATATCGGATCCTTCCAATTGTTCAGCCCAGGCACAGAGGGGTCCCATAAGT
The window above is part of the Verrucomicrobiia bacterium genome. Proteins encoded here:
- a CDS encoding DUF892 family protein; its protein translation is MGPLCAWAEQLEGSDIAGTLKENLAEEKAADEILTGIAETQANPKGDS